A part of Xenopus tropicalis strain Nigerian chromosome 4, UCB_Xtro_10.0, whole genome shotgun sequence genomic DNA contains:
- the LOC116410518 gene encoding uncharacterized protein LOC116410518, with protein sequence MKEIYRVPFERNTERVKQLRYDYVQRVMELEADAMGHELLFVDEAGFNLSKTRRRGRNIIGHRAIINVPGQRGGNITMCAAISQNGVVHHHATIGPYNTAHIIAFLDTLHDMLTVQRPEHTRYVIIRDHVSFHRAALVRNWFTDHPSFMALNLPPYSPFLNPIEEFFSAWRWKVYDRHPHQQVGLLQAMEEACGDIDQASCHAWIRHSRRYFPRCLGLEDIACDVDEILWPNPERRHDVG encoded by the exons ATGAAGGAAATTTACAGAGTTCCTTTCGAGAGAAACACAGAACGTGTAAAGCAACTGCGATATGACTATGTGCAG AGAGTGATGGAACTAGAAGCAGATGCCATGGGACATGAGCTACTTTTTGTAGATGAGGCCGGTTTTAACCTCAGTAAAACCAGGAGACGTGGCAGGAACATTATTGGACACCGTGCCATCATCAATGTCCCAGGACAACGTGGTGGTAACATAACCATGTGTGCAGCTATAAGCCAAAATGGTGTTGTTCACCATCATGCAACCATAGGCCCATACAACACTGCACACATTATTGCATTCCTGGACACCTTACATGACATGCTCACTGTTCAGAGACCAGAGCATACCCGATATGTCATCATACGGGACCATGTTAGTTTCCATAGGGCTGCTTTAGTCCGCAACTGGTTTACAGACCACCCATCCTTCATGGCACTCAACCTCCCTCCATACTCTCCATTCTTAAATCCCATCGAGGAGTTCTTCTCTGCCTGGCGCTGGAAAGTGTACGATCGTCATCCTCATCAACAGGTAGGCCTTTTACAGGCAATGGAGGAGGCATGTGGAGATATTGACCAGGCATCATGTCATGCATGGATACGGCATTCAAGGAGATATTTTCCCCGGTGCCTTGGACTGGAGGATATCGCATGCGATGTGGACGAAATTTTGTGGCCGAACCCAGAAAGACGACATGATGTAGGCtga